From one Chryseobacterium sp. 3008163 genomic stretch:
- a CDS encoding RNA polymerase sigma factor yields MKSTDSLLISLYQKGDEEALSTLIHRHQKDLFSFILYKINDEDLANDVFQDTFIKIIIMLKEGRYNEEGKFILWAKRIAQNLIIDHFRAKSKNVKVSETTFDNDEFSIFDLIREPSENIEDQLVSMQIQEDLLKMLQFLPQNQQEVIKLRFFDGLSFKEIADHTDMSINTTLGRVRYALINLRKIMEENNIVLTR; encoded by the coding sequence ATGAAATCAACAGATAGCCTATTAATATCTCTTTACCAGAAAGGAGACGAAGAAGCATTGTCAACCCTTATACATCGTCATCAGAAAGACCTCTTTTCGTTTATTCTCTATAAGATAAACGATGAAGATTTGGCAAATGATGTTTTCCAAGATACTTTTATCAAAATCATTATTATGCTGAAAGAAGGGCGCTATAATGAGGAAGGAAAATTTATTCTTTGGGCAAAAAGAATTGCACAAAATTTAATTATCGATCATTTCAGAGCAAAATCCAAAAACGTAAAAGTTTCGGAGACCACTTTTGATAATGATGAGTTTTCTATTTTTGATTTAATCAGAGAGCCTTCAGAAAATATTGAAGATCAGTTGGTCAGTATGCAGATTCAGGAAGATTTGCTGAAAATGCTGCAGTTTTTACCACAGAATCAACAAGAGGTGATAAAACTCAGGTTTTTTGACGGACTAAGTTTTAAAGAGATTGCAGATCATACAGATATGAGCATTAATACGACTTTGGGGCGTGTTCGCTATGCTTTGATTAACCTACGAAAAATCATGGAAGAAAATAATATTGTCTTAACGAGATAA
- a CDS encoding YjjG family noncanonical pyrimidine nucleotidase codes for MEIQHIFFDLDNTLWDHRKNAYLTIKDLFGKEEITLKYNIDFEEFHSVYHKINEKLWEQIRDGEIDKEYLRKHRFYDTFKRFGIDDLELSMFFEEHFLDKILNYNHLVEGAEYILDYLKAKNYKLHIISNGFQEVTERKCILSGIDHYFNTITSADSVGVRKPNPTIFEYSLGLAKAQKEESILIGDDWIADVVGAQNFGIDVIFFDVLNENPEQENLKVIKHLLQIKEYL; via the coding sequence ATGGAAATTCAGCACATTTTTTTTGACCTCGACAATACCCTTTGGGATCACCGCAAGAACGCATATCTTACCATTAAAGACCTTTTCGGAAAAGAAGAAATTACCTTAAAATACAATATAGATTTTGAAGAGTTTCATTCTGTGTATCACAAGATTAACGAAAAACTGTGGGAACAAATAAGAGATGGTGAAATTGATAAAGAGTATCTGAGAAAACATAGATTTTACGATACATTTAAACGTTTTGGGATTGATGATTTGGAATTGTCTATGTTTTTTGAAGAACATTTTTTAGATAAAATTCTAAATTACAACCACCTGGTTGAAGGCGCAGAATATATTTTAGATTATTTAAAAGCTAAAAATTACAAACTTCATATTATTTCAAACGGTTTTCAGGAAGTGACCGAGAGAAAATGTATTTTGTCTGGTATTGATCATTATTTTAATACGATTACCAGTGCAGATTCTGTTGGTGTAAGAAAACCAAATCCAACGATTTTTGAGTATTCTTTAGGTCTTGCTAAGGCTCAGAAAGAAGAAAGTATTCTGATTGGTGACGATTGGATTGCAGATGTTGTAGGAGCGCAGAATTTCGGAATAGATGTTATTTTCTTTGATGTTTTAAATGAAAATCCGGAGCAGGAAAATTTAAAAGTGATTAAGCATCTTTTACAGATCAAAGAATATTTATAA
- a CDS encoding PepSY-like domain-containing protein, whose translation MRKLKKITGAFTLIFLLMAGFVFAQEKVISANQLPKTAKNFLAVNFKGVAAGSVIEDREIYGVDEYKVRLGNGIKVEFDSKGNWKEVDGEHQKVPYGFIPVNIRNYVAKSFPNTQITKIERKSWSYKAELSNGIDLEFDKNGNFKRIDD comes from the coding sequence ATGAGAAAATTAAAAAAAATCACAGGAGCATTTACTCTTATTTTCCTATTAATGGCGGGCTTTGTTTTTGCACAGGAGAAAGTAATAAGCGCAAACCAACTGCCAAAAACTGCCAAAAACTTTCTAGCTGTCAATTTTAAAGGAGTTGCCGCAGGTTCTGTAATTGAAGACCGTGAAATTTATGGTGTTGACGAATATAAAGTACGTTTGGGCAACGGAATAAAAGTTGAATTTGACAGCAAAGGAAACTGGAAAGAGGTGGACGGTGAGCATCAGAAAGTCCCTTACGGATTTATTCCTGTCAATATAAGAAACTACGTGGCCAAAAGTTTTCCCAATACCCAGATTACTAAAATAGAAAGAAAAAGCTGGTCATATAAAGCCGAACTTTCTAACGGAATAGATCTTGAATTCGATAAAAACGGAAATTTTAAACGAATTGATGATTAA
- a CDS encoding response regulator transcription factor gives MKILIIEDEPELRNVVKSFLETEHFIVEYADDYQSGLEKIISYEYDCILLDIMLPDGNGMDLLKEIKSMHKKDPVIILSAKDSVDDKVNGLEIGADDYLAKPFHLAELMARIKSVIRRKNQDGENTISYKNIHIDPESRIVKINNNELILNRKEYDLLYYFVINPEKTLQKTMLAEAIWGDYIDQADSLDFIYSQIKNLRKKLKEFKSEADFQAVYGIGYKFI, from the coding sequence ATGAAGATTTTAATTATAGAAGATGAGCCGGAATTAAGAAATGTGGTGAAAAGTTTTCTTGAAACAGAACATTTTATCGTAGAATATGCTGATGATTATCAATCGGGATTAGAAAAGATCATTTCTTATGAATATGACTGTATTCTTCTGGATATAATGCTCCCGGACGGAAACGGGATGGATCTTCTGAAGGAAATTAAAAGCATGCACAAAAAAGATCCTGTAATCATTTTATCTGCGAAAGATTCTGTAGATGATAAAGTGAACGGATTGGAAATCGGAGCAGACGACTATCTCGCTAAACCTTTTCATCTGGCGGAATTGATGGCTAGAATTAAATCTGTCATCAGACGAAAAAATCAGGATGGAGAAAATACAATTAGCTATAAAAATATTCACATCGACCCGGAAAGCAGAATAGTGAAGATCAATAATAATGAATTGATCCTTAATCGTAAAGAATATGATCTTCTCTATTATTTTGTTATAAATCCTGAAAAAACATTGCAGAAAACAATGCTTGCAGAAGCAATTTGGGGAGATTATATTGATCAGGCAGACAGTCTGGACTTTATTTATTCTCAAATAAAAAATCTTCGTAAAAAATTGAAAGAATTCAAATCTGAAGCTGATTTTCAGGCTGTTTATGGGATTGGTTATAAATTTATTTAA
- a CDS encoding sensor histidine kinase, which produces MKVSLKYYTIKYLITILLLIIAVWAALFYAYILDEVYDNVDDGLKNRKIQIIKAVYLDENLLRNNEFGFNEFKINPISASEYKDKNSLYNKMYYMEYDDEEQPYRVLKTDFIDQFGKHQQLIIRTSTVEEDELVYDLTTALIVLYLLLVVSIVAVNGFLLHKAMQPFYLILDKLKKYQFGASSFNEPQNYSIKEFEELNIEINEMIERNELVFHQQKQFIENASHELQTPLAIVINKIDLSIQNGELDKKNLNFLNDVKNDLRRMAGLNKSLLMLSKIENNQFNKISNVNFNVLINDLVKSYEDFIEYKKIDLNVVEKEVFEAAFDPDLVNILLSNLLKNAVKYNNQNGIINIITEKERLIFQNTGSEIPLDKSQIFNRFYKQGSDQGSTGLGLSIIKTIIKQYPQWDVTYEFDDGMHYFILSKN; this is translated from the coding sequence ATGAAAGTTTCTCTAAAATATTATACAATAAAGTACCTCATCACGATCTTATTATTGATCATTGCTGTTTGGGCTGCGTTGTTTTACGCTTATATTTTAGATGAAGTGTATGATAATGTAGATGATGGCTTAAAAAACAGGAAAATACAAATTATTAAGGCGGTATATCTTGACGAAAATTTGTTGCGAAATAATGAATTTGGCTTTAATGAGTTTAAGATAAATCCTATTTCTGCGTCAGAATATAAAGATAAAAACAGTCTGTATAATAAAATGTATTATATGGAATATGATGATGAAGAACAGCCATACCGGGTTCTTAAAACTGATTTTATAGACCAGTTTGGAAAACATCAGCAGCTTATCATCAGAACGTCTACTGTAGAGGAAGATGAGTTGGTATACGACCTTACAACAGCATTGATTGTTCTGTATCTTCTCTTGGTAGTAAGTATTGTTGCCGTTAATGGATTTCTGCTTCATAAAGCTATGCAACCGTTTTATTTAATTTTAGATAAGCTTAAAAAATACCAGTTTGGTGCTTCTTCTTTTAATGAACCTCAAAATTATTCCATAAAAGAATTTGAGGAGTTAAATATTGAAATTAATGAAATGATCGAGCGCAATGAACTCGTTTTTCATCAGCAGAAACAGTTTATAGAAAATGCCTCTCACGAACTGCAGACTCCATTGGCAATTGTGATTAATAAAATTGACTTATCAATTCAAAATGGTGAGCTCGATAAGAAAAATCTCAACTTTTTGAATGATGTAAAAAATGATCTCAGAAGAATGGCTGGATTGAATAAATCTTTGTTAATGCTTTCCAAGATTGAAAATAATCAGTTTAATAAAATATCCAATGTCAATTTTAATGTATTGATCAACGATTTGGTGAAAAGCTATGAAGATTTTATTGAATATAAAAAGATCGATCTCAATGTGGTTGAAAAAGAGGTTTTTGAAGCAGCTTTTGATCCTGATCTTGTCAATATTCTTCTTTCAAATTTACTTAAAAATGCAGTAAAATATAACAACCAAAACGGAATTATTAATATTATCACAGAAAAAGAAAGACTAATATTTCAAAATACAGGCTCAGAAATTCCTTTAGATAAATCTCAGATTTTTAATCGTTTTTATAAACAAGGTTCAGATCAGGGATCTACAGGATTGGGACTGTCTATCATTAAGACTATTATAAAACAATATCCGCAATGGGATGTTACATATGAATTTGATGATGGTATGCATTATTTTATTCTTTCGAAAAATTAA
- the trpS gene encoding tryptophan--tRNA ligase: MSRILTGIQATGTPHLGNLLGAIIPAIELSKQAGNESFLFIANLHSLTQIKDAKELKNNTYEIAAAWLACGLDTEKTFFYRQSDIPETCELSWHLSCFFPYQRLTLAHSFKDKADRLQDVNAGLFTYPILMAADILLYDAEIVPVGKDQLQHLEIARDVASRFNNQMGEVLVLPQAELQEDTKYVPGLDGHKMSKSRGNIINIFLPEKELKKQVMSIESDSKSLEEPKDPSTDKTFAIFELIATPEQTEELRAKYLAGNFGYGHAKKELFDLILTRFEKERELFSYYMNNLDELEAKLQEGAEKTRAIATQTIQRVRESLGI, encoded by the coding sequence ATGTCAAGAATTCTTACCGGCATACAAGCCACCGGAACTCCGCACCTTGGAAACCTTTTGGGTGCTATTATTCCTGCGATTGAGCTATCAAAGCAAGCAGGAAACGAATCATTTTTATTTATTGCGAATCTGCACTCACTTACGCAGATCAAAGACGCAAAAGAACTTAAAAACAATACCTACGAAATTGCTGCAGCTTGGCTTGCCTGCGGATTGGATACTGAAAAAACATTCTTTTACAGACAGAGCGACATCCCTGAAACCTGTGAACTATCTTGGCATTTATCATGTTTTTTTCCTTATCAGAGACTGACCTTAGCGCATTCTTTTAAAGATAAAGCAGATCGTTTACAAGATGTTAATGCTGGATTATTTACCTATCCGATTTTGATGGCGGCAGATATCTTATTGTACGACGCAGAGATCGTTCCTGTAGGAAAAGACCAGCTTCAACACCTTGAAATTGCCCGTGACGTTGCCTCAAGATTTAATAATCAAATGGGAGAAGTTTTGGTTTTACCTCAAGCTGAATTGCAGGAAGACACCAAATATGTTCCAGGACTTGATGGACACAAAATGTCTAAATCCAGAGGAAACATCATCAATATTTTCTTGCCTGAAAAGGAATTGAAAAAACAGGTAATGAGTATAGAAAGTGATTCTAAATCTTTAGAAGAGCCAAAAGATCCGTCTACAGATAAGACTTTTGCTATTTTTGAATTAATTGCTACACCTGAACAAACTGAAGAATTGAGAGCCAAATATCTAGCCGGAAATTTTGGTTACGGTCATGCTAAAAAAGAACTTTTCGATTTAATTCTAACAAGATTTGAAAAAGAAAGAGAATTGTTTTCTTACTACATGAACAATCTTGATGAACTAGAAGCAAAACTTCAGGAAGGAGCAGAAAAAACGAGAGCAATCGCCACACAGACCATTCAGAGAGTAAGAGAAAGTTTGGGAATTTAA
- a CDS encoding vancomycin high temperature exclusion protein, translating to MKRIIKNTLKIFLLLFVAGIIFVIWSNFTIKDQAENFVTSDLSKLPTEKTGLLLGTSKTLSNGNPNAYFFNRIKAAADLYKSGKIQNIIVSGDNSQKDYNEPEEMKNELIKAGVPAERVFEDFAGFRTLDSVVRAKEIFGQNSYIIISQKFHNERAVFLARKNGIEAFGYNAADVNKYAGFKTNAREKLARAKVFWDFIFGVEPKFGGDKILIP from the coding sequence ATGAAAAGAATTATAAAAAATACACTCAAAATCTTCCTGCTACTTTTTGTGGCAGGAATTATTTTTGTCATCTGGTCAAACTTCACCATTAAAGATCAGGCGGAAAATTTCGTTACTTCAGATCTTTCAAAACTACCTACCGAGAAAACAGGACTTCTCCTTGGAACGAGCAAAACGCTTTCAAACGGAAATCCGAATGCATACTTTTTTAACAGAATAAAAGCCGCCGCAGACTTATATAAATCCGGGAAGATTCAAAACATTATTGTAAGCGGAGATAATTCTCAAAAGGATTATAATGAACCTGAAGAAATGAAAAACGAGCTGATCAAAGCCGGAGTTCCTGCAGAAAGAGTCTTTGAAGATTTTGCAGGCTTCAGAACTTTAGACTCAGTCGTTCGGGCGAAAGAAATTTTCGGGCAAAATTCTTACATCATTATTTCACAGAAGTTTCACAATGAGAGAGCCGTTTTTCTTGCCAGAAAAAATGGAATTGAAGCATTCGGTTACAATGCTGCAGATGTGAATAAATATGCCGGCTTTAAAACCAATGCGAGAGAAAAACTGGCGCGAGCAAAGGTTTTCTGGGATTTCATTTTTGGAGTTGAACCGAAGTTTGGTGGAGATAAAATTTTAATTCCTTAG
- a CDS encoding lipoprotein signal peptidase has protein sequence MKKIALITFLILLIDQASKIYIKTNFSLNDSVSVFPGFKLTFVENPGMAYGFHFGGMLGKYFLVIVRIFLIGGMVYLFKKWLARGESNYLIIPMSIIFAGAIGNLIDGMFYGLIFDSGMVYDESVNQWIGYGGVSKLVPFGEGYSTFMKGCVVDMLHFPLVDWTAPESWPLIGGKHFEFFKYIFNVADSAITVGAAFLLIFRKKAFPNGLEF, from the coding sequence ATGAAGAAGATTGCACTTATCACTTTTCTTATTTTATTGATCGATCAGGCATCAAAAATTTATATTAAAACTAATTTTAGCCTTAATGACAGTGTTTCTGTTTTTCCAGGTTTTAAATTAACTTTTGTCGAAAATCCAGGAATGGCTTATGGCTTTCATTTTGGAGGAATGCTTGGCAAATATTTTCTGGTCATCGTTCGTATTTTCTTGATAGGCGGAATGGTTTATCTGTTTAAAAAATGGTTGGCAAGAGGTGAATCTAATTATCTGATTATTCCAATGTCCATTATTTTTGCCGGAGCTATTGGAAATCTTATAGACGGAATGTTTTACGGATTAATTTTCGACAGCGGGATGGTTTATGATGAAAGCGTTAATCAATGGATTGGTTACGGCGGAGTTTCTAAATTAGTTCCTTTCGGTGAGGGTTACTCTACATTTATGAAAGGTTGCGTGGTTGATATGCTTCATTTTCCTTTGGTAGACTGGACTGCTCCCGAAAGCTGGCCGTTAATTGGAGGTAAGCACTTCGAATTCTTCAAATACATTTTCAATGTTGCCGATTCTGCAATAACTGTGGGTGCCGCATTTTTATTGATTTTCAGAAAGAAAGCTTTCCCGAATGGATTAGAATTTTAA
- a CDS encoding DUF2683 family protein, with translation MEALIVHPKNQMELNALKSVMKDMGIRYEKFHTRGAKTQTFEPRTPAVKKDKPVRNFKDKPKPNL, from the coding sequence ATGGAAGCATTAATTGTACACCCCAAAAACCAAATGGAGCTGAATGCGCTGAAAAGCGTGATGAAAGATATGGGAATTCGTTACGAAAAATTTCACACAAGAGGCGCAAAAACTCAAACTTTTGAACCTCGTACTCCTGCAGTGAAAAAAGATAAGCCTGTAAGAAACTTTAAAGACAAACCAAAGCCGAATTTGTAA